A genomic segment from Bacillus rossius redtenbacheri isolate Brsri chromosome 5, Brsri_v3, whole genome shotgun sequence encodes:
- the LOC134532362 gene encoding integumentary mucin C.1-like has translation MSSQRMCAFFAVFCLLQCLGGVSAEAPSREKRFLLSTIVSGIANALQQTANTATSIVSGIANALTGGSKTTTTTTTTTTTTTTTTQAPTTTTEATTTTEAPTTTTTEATTTTTTEAPTTTTTEATTTTTTEAPTTTTTEATTTTEATTTTTTEAPTTTTTEATTTTTTEAPTTTTTEATTTTTTEATTTTTTETPTTTTIEANTTITTEAPTTSTTAVATTTTTGAATTNITSTSKGVTSSLIKTTTDSSSETIC, from the exons ATGTCTTCCCAACGGATGTGCGCGTTCTTCGCCGTCTTCTGCCTCCTGCAG TGTCTCGGCGGCGTCTCCGCAGAGGCGCCCAGCAGGGAGAAGAGGTTCCTGCTGTCGACCATAGTCAGCGGGATCGCCAACGCCTTGCAGCAGACAGCGAACACAGCGACCAGCATAGTCAGCGGGATTGCGAAC GCATTAACTGGAGGCTCTAAAACTACAACCACTACAACAACTACAACCACCACTACAACTACGACTACACAGGCACCTACAACAACTACAGAGGCAACTACAACTACAGAGGCACCTACAACTACAACTACAGAAGCCACCACAACTACAACTACAGAAGCACCTACAACCACAACTACAGAAGCTACTACAACTACGACTACAGAGGCACCTACAACAACAACTACAGAGGCAACTACAACTACAGAAGCCACCACAACTACAACTACAGAAGCACCTACAACCACAACTACAGAAGCTACTACAACTACGACTACAGAGGCACCTACAACAACAACTACAGAGGCAACTACAACTACAACTACAGAAGCCACCACAACTACAACTACAGAAACACCTACAACCACAACTATAGAGGCAAATACAACTATAACTACAGAGGCACCTACAACCTCAACTACAGCAGTAGCTACAACCACCACTACGGGAGCAGCTACGACAAACATAACATCGACGAGCAAGGGAGTAACTTCAAGCCTGATAAAAACCACAACCGACTCATCAAGTGAAACTATCTGTTAA